One window from the genome of Salisaeta longa DSM 21114 encodes:
- a CDS encoding tetratricopeptide repeat protein encodes MQHRTTASWGHVLLASVFFLFAASVPAFGQGSSANSSQLKQNLKAAYAEGAKLANQGNFEQAVPKFEQALEIARQLDLGAGIQNKIQGYLVTSLKNVGNSAIQAKNYAKALGAFKQGASYETQDAYMHYGKGLALVNMDSTQAAMQALSKAVEVGEQTGNQRVAGLALDRIRGEFVARASKALSAANPTIANADTALAALDAMRTYADPNAQAYFYRATAYYVKGQYQEAIAAANQGLELHQGSRSDAAKYHFVIGESQLKLGKKEPACQQFEQAAVGDYRARAQHYLENTCK; translated from the coding sequence ATGCAGCATCGTACGACGGCCTCTTGGGGCCACGTTCTTCTTGCCAGCGTCTTCTTTCTGTTTGCCGCAAGCGTACCGGCGTTCGGGCAAGGCAGCTCGGCCAACAGCAGCCAGCTGAAGCAAAACCTGAAGGCGGCCTACGCGGAGGGGGCCAAACTGGCGAACCAAGGTAATTTTGAACAGGCGGTCCCTAAGTTTGAGCAGGCCCTCGAAATTGCGCGGCAGCTCGACCTGGGCGCTGGCATCCAGAATAAGATCCAGGGCTACTTGGTCACGTCGCTGAAGAACGTGGGCAACAGCGCCATCCAGGCAAAGAATTATGCGAAGGCCTTGGGCGCGTTCAAGCAGGGGGCTTCGTACGAGACGCAGGACGCCTACATGCACTACGGCAAAGGCCTTGCGCTTGTCAATATGGACAGCACACAGGCGGCGATGCAGGCCCTCTCGAAAGCCGTAGAGGTGGGCGAGCAAACCGGCAATCAGCGGGTGGCCGGCCTGGCGCTGGATCGCATCCGTGGCGAGTTCGTCGCGCGTGCTTCGAAAGCGCTGAGCGCAGCAAACCCGACCATAGCAAACGCCGACACCGCCCTAGCGGCGCTGGATGCCATGCGCACATATGCCGATCCCAACGCACAGGCATACTTTTACCGCGCGACGGCGTACTATGTGAAGGGCCAGTACCAAGAGGCCATTGCCGCTGCTAATCAGGGACTGGAGCTGCATCAAGGCAGCCGGTCGGACGCAGCGAAGTACCACTTTGTCATCGGCGAATCGCAGCTCAAGCTGGGCAAGAAGGAGCCGGCCTGCCAGCAATTTGAACAAGCCGCCGTTGGGGATTACCGTGCCCGGGCGCAGCATTACCTGGAGAACACCTGCAAGTAG
- a CDS encoding OmpA family protein, producing the protein METLRVRRFSVTALLALGLLLSGCKSLSNTEKGAIIGSGGGAAAGAAIGKATGDNAAEGAIIGAIVGGAAGAIIGNRMDRKAEELDQKLADAKVERVGEGIKVTFDSGILFDLNSAALRPEARENLRKLQQSLSDFPETELLVVGHTDATGPASYNQTLSERRAQSAAEYLMSLGIDPGRINTMGKGESQPVATNETAAGRQQNRRVEIAIYASEEYREEVKQRVSN; encoded by the coding sequence ATGGAAACGCTTCGTGTTAGACGATTTTCGGTTACGGCCCTTCTGGCGCTCGGATTGCTCCTGAGCGGATGCAAGAGTTTGAGCAACACCGAAAAAGGAGCGATCATTGGATCGGGCGGAGGAGCCGCTGCAGGTGCAGCTATTGGCAAAGCCACCGGCGACAACGCAGCCGAGGGTGCTATCATTGGGGCCATTGTGGGCGGCGCTGCAGGCGCTATCATTGGCAATCGAATGGATAGGAAGGCCGAAGAGCTTGATCAGAAGCTTGCAGATGCCAAAGTAGAGCGCGTTGGCGAAGGCATTAAGGTAACCTTTGATAGCGGTATTCTGTTCGACCTGAACTCGGCCGCCCTGCGCCCCGAAGCCCGCGAGAACCTGCGGAAGTTGCAGCAGAGCCTGAGCGATTTCCCCGAGACCGAGCTGCTGGTGGTGGGCCATACCGACGCCACCGGCCCGGCATCGTACAACCAAACGCTCTCGGAGCGCCGCGCGCAGTCCGCAGCCGAGTATTTGATGTCGCTGGGCATCGACCCCGGCCGCATCAACACCATGGGCAAGGGCGAGAGCCAGCCTGTGGCAACGAACGAGACCGCAGCGGGGCGCCAGCAGAACCGGCGCGTCGAGATTGCGATTTATGCGAGCGAGGAATATAGAGAAGAGGTGAAGCAGCGTGTAAGCAACTAG